Within Malus domestica chromosome 04, GDT2T_hap1, the genomic segment acttagaaagttgagactaagtaataatcttacccgctggtaccttaaaaccattaggcctactaattgcatcatgtagcactctagagtctgatgcggaaccctcccaccccggaaacacatatatgaactgcatatctcctgaacacacacctaacacattagttgcgactcgaccctttcttgttcggtatcttggtttgtcaatttcaggtacatgcacatcaatgtgtgttccatccaatgctcccaagcaattcttaaaaataaaaaataaaaaactttttgttaatttatacaaagggaatgaagagttaaagcttaaggaaaatgaaaaatatttctcatcataccttaaaacatcgccacctagcatctgtagaatcaataggcacaggctgtgggacttttagtaggaaaccttgtaatcgcaaaattccttgcaatacgctattgaaatacctacttatagtctctcccgacctataaaatctaccgccaacactacgattcttagtatgatgtgctaatatttgtaaagtcatacacacctgttcctctacagacaccaaaccatcagtttttaccctcccatcttgacgaagtaagtcgcataatatgccaaaagtccttctatccattctcaattcgttaacacattcagtatcagtattccctattataccattcagataacacaaactaatctctcgtctaataagtgaacggttagtcaatgtgggtcgttcaacatgtctctgtttgccacgtagcatcatcaccacaagaatcgtacaaatacaaattgtttccaaataagacatctctaacaataagatcaataaaagcttccttcgatccatatctatccaaacaaaaaaaaaacaaaaaacaaattaactaaatcattaacccgaggcaacaaatatacatatggcgttgaaaaaaaaaagttttcattaacccgaggcatcatattcaaaatgttctactcttatacatctataaacatgtgtctaagaacactagtatgaggattgctatcattgctaggcattgcatgtgaaaagggaaattaaaggacacctgtaatgcagtagccttagccttagccttccgtttatgctcctcttctctgcaaccaacaaccacaacaaattgcaattcagcatcaaccccacacaatacaaaacattcacattgtatacacagtacatacatacacactgcaaacacagtacatacatacacacactacatacactgcatacactacacacactacatacactacacacactacatacactacacacatacactgcatacactacacacacaccctgcaagtacacacacagtgcatacatacatacacacactgcatacaccctgcatacaccctgcatacatacacactgcatacacagtacacaaacacacacacacactacatacactacacttacacacacactgcatacactacacacacaccctgcatacacactgcacacacacacactcacactcacacactgcacacacacacacacactgcatacatactgcatacacacacacacactgcatatatacacacacactgcatacatacacacacactcacacttacacacactgcatacatactgcatacatacacatacactgcatacatactacatacatacacacacacacactgcatacatacacacacactcacacttacacacacactgcacacacacacactcacactcacacactgcatatatacacacacacacactgcgcacacacacacacactgcacacactgcatagacacacacacactgcacacactgcatagacacacacacattgcatacacactcacacacaaactgcacacacacacacaaactgcatacacactcacacacacactgcacacacacacacacactgcatacacacacacacactcacactcacacactaaacacagtcacacacacacacacactggacacacacatacacacactgcatatatacacacacacacaaactgcacacacacactgcatacacacacaaattgcacacacacacaaactgcacacacacacactgcatacacacacaaactgcacacacacacaaactgcacacacacacacactacatacacacacacacactgcacacacactcacactcacacacactcacactcacacactgaacacagtgacacacacacacatacggggacagagtgcaacaaactcttaccctcacacacacactctgtttttatactcacacacacacactgcatacatacttgcatacacacacactgcacacacacacacacactgcacacacacacacacgcacacacacacacacactgcatacatactgcatacatacacacacacacacactgcgcacacacacacactgcacacactgcatagacacacacacactgcacacactacatacacactcacacacacactgcacacacacacacaaactgcatacacactcacacacacactgcacacacacacacacactgcatacacacacacactgcacacacactcacactcacacacactcacactcacacttacactcacactcacacacaaacacacacacacactgcacacttacactcacactcacactcacactcacactcacactcacacttacacacacactgcatacatactgcatacatacacacacacactgcatacatactacatacatacacacacacacacaaactgcacacacacactgcatacacactgaacacagtcacacacacacacacactggacacacacatacacacacacacaaactgcacacacacactgcatacacacacaaattgcacacacacacaaactgcacacacacacactgcatacacacacaaactgcacacacacacaaactgcacacacacacacactacatacacacacacactgcacacacactcacactcacacacactcacactcacacactgcatacacactcacacacacactgcacacacacacacacaaactgcatacacactcacacacacactgcacacacacacacactgcatacacacacacactgcacacacactcacactcacacacactcacactcacacttacactcacactcacacacaaacacacacacacacacaaacacttacactcacactcacactcacacacacattttacacacacaactcacacacacattttacacacacaactcacacacatacacacaaaaacagattacacacacacacacggacatattacacacacattttacacacacaactcacacacacactgcaaatAACACaggttacacacacacacacggatagattacacacacattttacacacacaactcacacacacacagatattACACAGGTTACACagattacatacacacacacacacacaaacacactcacacacacacaaac encodes:
- the LOC139195381 gene encoding protein ANTAGONIST OF LIKE HETEROCHROMATIN PROTEIN 1-like isoform X1, whose protein sequence is MDRRKLLLILLLEMSYLETICICTILVVMMLRGKQRHVERPTLTNRSLIRREISLCYLNGIIGNTDTECVNELRMDRRTFGILCDLLRQDGRVKTDGLVSVEEQVCMTLQILAHHTKNRSVGGRFYRSGETISRYFNSVLQGILRLQGFLLKVPQPVPIDSTDARWRCFKNCLGALDGTHIDVHVPEIDKPRYRTRKGRVATNVLGVCSGDMQFIYVFPGWEGSASDSRVLHDAISRPNGFKVPAGCYYLVDGGYTNGEGFLAPYRGIPYHLSEWEGRTPSNKEEYFNMKHSKARNVIERCFGLLKGRWSILRSPSFYPIRTQGRIITACCLLHNLIRQEMLVDPMENLPIIEDGQNTEEGEYVGSVQSSDQWTAMRNDMAEEMYNEWRAIRNQQPN